In Propionispora vibrioides, the following proteins share a genomic window:
- a CDS encoding glycoside hydrolase family 26 protein, with translation MKKQFLKAAVVCALIGGVIPVLAVAESRDSPIVNDPNQKVYIERTVYADNAKAKKEAPTSNQLVKLAPAFARLADPNATPETLSLYSYLAALSKTDNTIFGHQNDAHHKMFRINSGTNSDIKDVTGSLAGIIGIDALSLTGSELTLTPKEKAKGITLVDKAAAISIKAADEGGIITLSMHMPNFELIKERGKKSDGTYDYSGYSPNEFKGDIVRRILPGGDLNEIYNGYLDLVADYAQRLQAAKVPVIFRPLHEHNGGWFWWGAKYCSSEQFVELFQYTVKYMRDTKQVHNFLYAISPNGPFKTPGEYLDRYPGNRYVDIMGFDTYDDNPPGLPKNDPWFRDFETSLQVVAEAAKSCGKLPALTEVGVRQGGSLAVAGNKDKRWFSDVSVLVRKYHLPYFMTWSNFEKEQHNFFAPYMVSDTRGHEMINDFIDFYNEPSSIFADGITYKDMPQPKVMNK, from the coding sequence ATGAAAAAGCAATTTCTTAAGGCCGCCGTGGTATGTGCGCTCATCGGCGGCGTAATACCGGTGCTGGCTGTGGCAGAAAGCCGTGATTCCCCGATCGTTAACGATCCAAACCAGAAAGTCTACATAGAACGAACTGTTTATGCCGACAACGCCAAAGCGAAAAAGGAAGCACCGACAAGTAACCAGCTTGTAAAGTTAGCGCCTGCGTTTGCCCGATTGGCGGATCCGAATGCTACACCGGAAACGCTGTCTTTATATTCGTATTTGGCGGCGTTGAGTAAAACGGACAATACGATCTTTGGTCATCAGAATGATGCTCATCACAAAATGTTCCGGATAAACAGCGGAACCAATTCGGATATAAAAGATGTAACCGGCTCGTTGGCCGGTATCATTGGTATCGATGCACTTTCACTTACTGGTTCTGAACTGACCCTTACCCCGAAGGAAAAGGCAAAGGGAATTACACTGGTGGATAAGGCCGCAGCTATTTCGATCAAAGCGGCTGACGAGGGCGGGATTATCACCTTGTCCATGCACATGCCGAATTTTGAGCTCATCAAAGAGCGTGGTAAAAAATCAGATGGGACATACGACTATAGCGGCTATTCTCCCAATGAATTTAAAGGGGATATTGTTAGAAGAATTTTGCCCGGCGGTGATCTCAATGAGATATACAACGGTTATCTTGATTTGGTAGCAGATTATGCGCAGCGGTTACAGGCAGCAAAGGTGCCGGTGATTTTCCGGCCATTGCATGAGCATAATGGCGGGTGGTTTTGGTGGGGGGCGAAGTATTGCAGTTCGGAGCAATTTGTAGAGCTTTTCCAATATACGGTCAAATATATGCGGGATACAAAACAGGTACATAATTTTCTGTATGCGATTTCCCCCAATGGCCCGTTTAAAACGCCGGGAGAATATCTTGACCGGTATCCGGGCAATCGTTATGTTGATATCATGGGCTTTGATACGTATGACGACAATCCGCCGGGACTTCCTAAGAATGATCCCTGGTTTAGAGACTTTGAGACGTCGTTGCAGGTGGTAGCTGAGGCCGCCAAGTCTTGCGGTAAGCTTCCGGCGCTTACCGAGGTTGGTGTACGCCAGGGCGGCAGCCTGGCTGTTGCCGGCAATAAGGACAAAAGATGGTTCAGCGATGTTTCGGTCCTTGTCCGAAAATATCACCTTCCTTATTTCATGACCTGGTCTAATTTTGAAAAAGAGCAGCATAATTTTTTTGCGCCGTATATGGTAAGTGATACGCGCGGTCATGAAATGATTAATGATTTTATTGATTTTTACAATGAGCCAAGCTCGATTTTCGCGGATGGCATTACTTATAAAGACATGCCGCAGCCAAAAGTTATGAATAAATAA
- a CDS encoding GntR family transcriptional regulator, whose protein sequence is MVKYQQIANDIRNKITSGEYVPGVQLALEKEMCEYYGVSRITIKRAVDELVNLGLVVKRRGSGTFVKTVENQDVKELSMAKQFTGFTETNRGQKVQTEVIRFDIVHPSQEVASKLQITEDDFVYDIIRARSNDEGPIVVEYTKMPIQLIPGLKKEHVETSIYAYIQDKLQLKIQSAHRTLRAVMPTELEVKHLHIEGLLPLLEIEQVAFFDDGRPFEYSISRHRADRIAFKTVSIR, encoded by the coding sequence ATGGTGAAGTATCAGCAAATTGCAAATGATATCCGCAATAAAATCACAAGTGGCGAATATGTTCCCGGCGTGCAGTTGGCCTTGGAAAAAGAGATGTGTGAGTATTATGGGGTAAGCCGCATAACTATCAAACGGGCGGTGGATGAACTGGTCAATTTAGGACTGGTTGTTAAACGCCGTGGCTCGGGTACTTTTGTTAAGACAGTGGAGAATCAGGATGTCAAAGAACTTAGTATGGCCAAACAATTTACTGGGTTTACAGAAACCAATCGCGGGCAAAAAGTGCAAACAGAAGTGATCCGGTTTGATATTGTACATCCGTCACAGGAAGTAGCATCCAAGCTGCAGATTACCGAGGATGATTTCGTCTATGATATTATCCGGGCGCGTTCTAACGATGAAGGCCCTATTGTTGTGGAGTATACCAAGATGCCAATTCAGCTGATACCGGGATTGAAAAAAGAGCATGTAGAAACGTCTATTTACGCTTACATTCAGGATAAACTGCAATTAAAAATACAGTCGGCCCATCGGACGCTACGGGCGGTAATGCCGACCGAACTGGAAGTGAAGCATCTTCATATTGAAGGGCTGTTACCTTTATTAGAGATTGAGCAGGTGGCCTTTTTTGATGACGGGCGTCCTTTTGAGTATTCTATTTCCCGTCACCGGGCGGATCGGATTGCATTTAAAACAGTCAGCATAAGGTAA